From the genome of Archangium lipolyticum, one region includes:
- a CDS encoding biotin/lipoyl-binding carrier protein, giving the protein MADVAAHITGTVWKIEVTVGQQVKSGDTLVILESMKMEMPVEATEDGTVKEIRCKESQPVNEGDVLVVLG; this is encoded by the coding sequence ATGGCGGACGTGGCGGCGCACATCACCGGAACGGTGTGGAAGATCGAGGTGACGGTCGGGCAGCAGGTCAAGTCGGGCGACACGCTCGTCATCCTCGAGTCCATGAAGATGGAGATGCCGGTGGAGGCAACCGAGGACGGCACGGTGAAGGAGATCCGCTGCAAGGAGTCCCAGCCCGTCAACGAGGGCGACGTCCTCGTGGTGCTCGGTTAG
- a CDS encoding outer membrane lipoprotein-sorting protein encodes MRKIISSLLCAAAVALLVAPPARAEESAADIARRSRERGALNLLGLRAELKLTTVTKEGRRKEQVLTSTAKRVEGRLCSLARFSQPAGVAGVAVLSIEGAKGEPSDISLYLPKLKRVRKVAKGQRGQSFMDTDFNYADLGGTGGERDESLRLAGEAKVLDRPAHVLRGQAGPDSPYGEVTLYVDKETDVPLKAEYSDREGKPFKVYRAVQLKKFKDRVVASPSVMENLQTGSSTTLEVLKLEEVQLGDEAFTERALERG; translated from the coding sequence ATGCGGAAGATCATCAGCAGCCTCCTGTGCGCTGCGGCCGTGGCGCTTCTGGTGGCTCCTCCGGCCCGGGCCGAGGAGTCCGCCGCGGACATCGCCCGCCGGAGCCGTGAGCGGGGAGCCCTCAACCTGCTCGGCCTGCGGGCGGAGCTGAAGCTCACCACGGTGACGAAGGAGGGTCGGCGCAAGGAGCAGGTGCTCACCTCGACGGCGAAGCGGGTGGAGGGGCGGCTGTGCTCGCTCGCGCGCTTCTCGCAGCCCGCGGGCGTGGCCGGGGTGGCGGTGCTCTCCATCGAGGGCGCCAAGGGCGAGCCGTCCGACATCTCGCTCTACCTGCCCAAGCTGAAGCGGGTGCGGAAGGTGGCGAAGGGGCAGCGGGGCCAGTCCTTCATGGACACGGACTTCAACTACGCGGACCTGGGCGGCACCGGCGGCGAGCGCGATGAGTCGCTCCGGCTGGCGGGTGAGGCGAAGGTGTTGGACCGGCCCGCCCACGTGCTGCGCGGCCAGGCCGGTCCGGACTCGCCCTACGGAGAGGTGACGCTCTACGTGGACAAGGAGACGGATGTGCCGCTGAAGGCCGAGTACTCGGATCGCGAGGGCAAGCCCTTCAAGGTGTACCGCGCCGTGCAGCTCAAGAAGTTCAAGGACCGGGTCGTCGCCTCGCCCTCCGTGATGGAGAACCTCCAGACGGGCTCGAGCACGACGCTGGAGGTGCTGAAGCTGGAGGAGGTCCAGCTCGGCGACGAGGCCTTCACCGAGCGGGCCCTGGAGCGCGGGTGA
- a CDS encoding enoyl-CoA hydratase/isomerase family protein has product MQPSALHVEDRDDGVRVLTLSNPARRNALDDEQVARLDEALASAPGRVRAVLIRGEGGAFCSGYDLNLLAAPTGDRLPDDALMACLARLESLPLPSVALVRGAAFGAGFDLSASCDFRVGAEDALFSMPPARLGIVYSPDGLTRAARLVGVARAKNLFLTGRRLDAKEALAWGLLDECLPAADAETRALELCRTLAAQAPLAVAGMKETFRLLTRPALSDEERAHLREVRARSFASEDAKEGRAAFLEKRTPRFRGQ; this is encoded by the coding sequence GTGCAGCCGTCCGCCCTGCATGTGGAGGACCGGGACGATGGCGTCCGCGTCCTCACCCTGTCCAACCCGGCGCGGCGCAACGCGCTCGATGATGAGCAGGTGGCCCGGTTGGACGAGGCGCTGGCCTCGGCCCCCGGGCGCGTGCGCGCCGTCCTCATCCGGGGCGAGGGCGGGGCCTTCTGCTCGGGCTACGACCTGAACCTGCTGGCGGCGCCCACCGGGGACCGCCTGCCCGACGACGCGCTGATGGCGTGCCTGGCGCGGCTGGAGTCGCTGCCGCTGCCCAGCGTCGCGCTGGTGCGGGGCGCGGCCTTCGGGGCGGGCTTCGACCTGTCGGCCTCGTGTGACTTCCGGGTGGGCGCGGAGGATGCGCTCTTCAGCATGCCCCCGGCGCGGCTGGGCATCGTCTACTCGCCGGACGGGCTGACGCGCGCGGCCCGGTTGGTGGGCGTGGCGCGCGCCAAGAACCTCTTCCTCACCGGACGGCGGCTGGACGCGAAGGAGGCGCTAGCCTGGGGACTGCTGGATGAGTGCCTCCCGGCGGCCGACGCGGAGACGCGGGCCCTGGAGCTGTGCCGGACGCTCGCGGCGCAGGCTCCCCTGGCGGTGGCGGGAATGAAGGAGACCTTCCGGCTGCTCACGCGCCCGGCGCTGTCCGACGAGGAGCGGGCGCACCTGCGCGAGGTGCGGGCCCGCTCCTTCGCCAGCGAGGACGCGAAGGAGGGCAGGGCGGCGTTCCTCGAGAAGCGCACGCCCCGCTTCCGCGGCCAGTGA
- a CDS encoding FHA domain-containing protein, with amino-acid sequence MLKLIIEDDEGRKTVVPFARDEITIGRQEGNTIRLTERNVSRRHARLLRQNGHVLVEDLGSYNGVRINGERIQGQVQVGDGDLIQIGDYDLALQQEGAQAGPVAGSGAPTVRMPALALQAAMAEAQSSQPTTMTDAEPEAEHSAPEEEEEEQEEDTSTTPSPEDQRRHSTAVIRLDQVEMNRPRKVQAVAVNDAPRLLVVSAEFKGQEFACIRTEMRIGRTEDNDIALDHRSLSRTHAKIVREDSGEWRIIDLQSANGMSVNGESYAQAPLAHGDLVELGHVKLRFIGPGQNAKGLANEAAAAKGSKMPLVAIAVVALVVVGGGAAWFMFGQSSDDGGTPQPTKPVVAAEPKEPTQAQNPADPAQQLAEKIQSARAAIDARDFDKAVDTLETIKDANGQRPSEAEELLTQALAEQQSKQSLDLAQKEFDAGRYEEAQKHLEASEGTLAFAPEHAELKAKVDAALGSTKPASDKPDTGTARRPTATETPKADPAREQAKKFFEDGRVLNRKQQYREADRLFKKCIDTDPSFAPCYMLKGSTAAQLGRFDEGAQYYRDFLRLAPDHEMAPTVKKMVEDYEKSRKQQGGGK; translated from the coding sequence GTGCTGAAGCTCATCATCGAAGACGACGAGGGGCGAAAGACTGTAGTCCCCTTCGCGCGCGACGAAATCACGATCGGCCGTCAGGAAGGAAACACCATCCGCCTGACCGAACGAAACGTGTCGCGTCGTCACGCGCGCCTGCTACGCCAGAACGGACACGTGCTGGTGGAGGACCTGGGCAGTTACAACGGGGTGCGCATCAACGGAGAGCGCATCCAGGGCCAGGTCCAGGTCGGGGATGGAGACCTCATCCAGATCGGCGACTACGATCTGGCCCTGCAGCAGGAGGGAGCACAGGCCGGCCCGGTTGCCGGCTCCGGTGCGCCCACCGTGCGCATGCCCGCGCTGGCACTACAGGCGGCCATGGCCGAGGCTCAGAGCTCGCAACCCACCACCATGACCGACGCCGAGCCGGAGGCGGAGCATTCCGCGCCGGAGGAGGAGGAAGAAGAGCAGGAGGAGGACACCTCCACCACTCCCTCCCCGGAGGATCAGCGCCGTCACTCCACCGCGGTGATCCGGTTGGATCAGGTGGAGATGAACCGGCCGCGCAAGGTCCAGGCGGTGGCCGTGAACGACGCCCCGCGCCTGCTGGTGGTGAGCGCCGAGTTCAAGGGCCAGGAGTTCGCCTGCATCCGCACGGAGATGCGGATCGGCCGCACCGAGGACAACGACATCGCGCTCGACCACCGGTCGCTGTCGCGCACGCACGCCAAGATCGTCCGCGAGGACTCCGGCGAGTGGCGCATCATCGACCTGCAGTCGGCCAACGGGATGAGCGTCAACGGCGAGAGCTACGCGCAGGCCCCGCTCGCGCATGGCGACCTCGTCGAGCTCGGCCACGTGAAGCTGCGCTTCATCGGCCCCGGGCAGAACGCCAAGGGGCTGGCCAACGAGGCCGCCGCCGCCAAGGGCTCGAAGATGCCGCTGGTGGCCATCGCGGTCGTCGCCCTGGTCGTCGTGGGCGGTGGCGCGGCCTGGTTCATGTTCGGCCAGTCCTCGGATGACGGCGGCACTCCGCAGCCCACCAAGCCCGTCGTGGCGGCCGAGCCGAAGGAGCCCACCCAGGCCCAGAATCCGGCCGATCCCGCCCAGCAGCTCGCGGAGAAGATCCAGAGCGCCCGGGCCGCCATCGACGCGCGTGACTTCGACAAGGCCGTCGACACGCTCGAGACCATCAAGGACGCCAACGGCCAGCGCCCCTCCGAGGCGGAGGAGCTGCTGACCCAGGCGCTCGCCGAGCAGCAGTCCAAGCAGAGCCTGGACCTGGCGCAGAAGGAGTTCGACGCGGGCCGCTACGAGGAGGCCCAGAAGCACCTCGAGGCCTCCGAGGGCACGCTCGCCTTCGCCCCGGAGCACGCCGAGCTGAAGGCCAAGGTGGACGCCGCGCTCGGCTCCACGAAGCCCGCCAGCGACAAGCCCGACACGGGCACGGCGCGCCGTCCCACGGCGACGGAGACGCCCAAGGCCGACCCGGCCCGGGAGCAGGCCAAGAAGTTCTTCGAGGATGGTCGCGTCCTCAACCGCAAGCAGCAGTACCGGGAGGCGGATCGGCTCTTCAAGAAGTGCATCGACACCGACCCCTCCTTCGCGCCCTGCTACATGCTGAAGGGCTCCACGGCGGCCCAGCTCGGCCGCTTCGATGAAGGCGCGCAGTACTACCGCGACTTCCTGCGGCTCGCGCCCGATCACGAGATGGCGCCTACCGTCAAGAAGATGGTCGAGGACTACGAGAAGAGCCGAAAACAACAGGGAGGCGGCAAGTAG
- a CDS encoding acetyl-CoA carboxylase biotin carboxylase subunit has protein sequence MFKKLLIANRGEISRRINTVAKGMGLSTVAVYSDADAELPFVREADQAVRLGPAPAKDSYLNIPAILEAAKSTGADAVHPGYGFVSENAEFANACKDAGITFVGPPPEAMLRMKDKSQARKLVSAAGVPVVPGTEDVLPDAGAALAAAESIGYPVLCKAAGGGGGIGMAAANNPAELEKVFRQCTDRAKAAFGREGVYIERYFPAPRHIEVQILGDHHGHLIHCLERECSIQRRHQKVVEEAPSPLFADGRNPELAQKLFTAAVTAAKAFGYANAGTVEFLYSDGNIYFIEMNARLQVEHPVTELTTGLDLIGWQLRIASGEKLTVKQEDVKRRGAALEFRIYAEDPVKFFPSPGPLKVYQPPTGEGVRLDSGYAEGNTVTPNYDPMIAKLIVSGATRAEAIERSIQALEGFRIEGIKTNIPLHLRILKDPVFRAGDLNTRFLEHHAKP, from the coding sequence ATGTTCAAGAAGCTGCTCATCGCCAACCGGGGTGAGATCTCCCGGCGCATCAACACCGTGGCCAAGGGGATGGGGTTGTCCACCGTGGCCGTCTATTCGGACGCGGACGCGGAGCTGCCCTTCGTGCGCGAAGCGGATCAGGCCGTGCGCCTGGGGCCCGCGCCCGCGAAGGACAGCTACCTGAACATCCCCGCCATCCTCGAGGCGGCGAAGTCCACGGGCGCCGACGCGGTTCACCCCGGCTACGGCTTCGTGTCGGAGAACGCCGAGTTCGCCAACGCGTGCAAGGACGCCGGCATCACCTTCGTGGGCCCGCCTCCCGAGGCGATGCTGCGGATGAAGGACAAGAGCCAGGCGCGCAAGCTGGTGTCCGCCGCGGGCGTGCCGGTGGTGCCCGGCACCGAGGACGTGCTCCCGGACGCGGGCGCCGCGCTGGCCGCCGCGGAGAGCATCGGCTACCCGGTGCTGTGCAAGGCCGCGGGCGGTGGCGGTGGCATCGGCATGGCCGCGGCCAACAACCCCGCCGAGCTGGAGAAGGTCTTCCGCCAGTGCACGGATCGCGCGAAGGCCGCCTTCGGCCGCGAGGGCGTGTACATCGAGCGCTACTTCCCGGCTCCTCGTCACATCGAGGTGCAGATTCTGGGTGACCACCACGGCCACCTCATCCACTGCCTGGAGCGCGAGTGCTCCATCCAGCGCCGGCACCAGAAGGTGGTGGAGGAGGCCCCCTCGCCGCTCTTCGCGGACGGGCGCAACCCGGAGCTGGCCCAGAAGCTGTTCACGGCGGCCGTCACCGCGGCCAAGGCGTTCGGCTACGCCAACGCCGGCACGGTGGAGTTCCTCTACTCGGACGGCAACATCTACTTCATCGAGATGAACGCCCGGCTCCAGGTGGAGCACCCGGTGACGGAGCTGACCACGGGGTTGGATCTCATCGGCTGGCAGCTGCGCATCGCCTCCGGCGAGAAGCTCACCGTGAAGCAGGAGGACGTGAAGCGGCGCGGGGCGGCGCTCGAGTTCCGCATCTACGCGGAGGACCCGGTGAAGTTCTTCCCCTCGCCGGGCCCGCTCAAGGTGTACCAGCCGCCCACGGGTGAGGGCGTGCGCCTGGACTCGGGCTACGCCGAGGGCAACACCGTCACGCCGAACTATGACCCGATGATCGCCAAGCTCATCGTCTCGGGCGCCACGCGCGCCGAGGCCATCGAGCGCTCCATCCAGGCGCTGGAGGGCTTCCGCATCGAGGGCATCAAGACGAACATCCCCCTGCACCTGCGCATCCTGAAGGATCCGGTCTTCCGCGCGGGCGACCTGAACACGCGCTTCCTGGAGCACCACGCGAAGCCGTAG
- the ftsZ gene encoding cell division protein FtsZ: protein MDQFDQNKQAAKIRVVGVGGAGCNAVNTMILAKLERVDFIAANTDVQALAANKAPVRLQLGQTLTKGLGAGANPEMGREAALESRDQIASMLEGADMVFVTAGMGGGTGTGAAPIIADIAKSLGCLTVGVVTKPFLFEGNKRRKQAEQGLVELKAAVDTLITIPNQRLLTLSNEPMPLLETFKRADEVLLNAVQGISDLIQYHGYINVDFADVKTIMSDKGLALMGTGHASGDKRALNAMQQAISSPLLEDVSIDGATGLLINITGGRDMTLQEVNEALTLVHDAADGEAEIIFGSLIDDNIRDEVKITIIATGFVSRDAKVRQVPQVVQVPVVSRPTPASLTAAREEVASLVPAKAGVRTMASVDGRSLASRTAVVKDAALPLDEDQFDIPTFLRRQGQTEMP from the coding sequence ATGGACCAGTTCGACCAGAACAAGCAGGCCGCAAAGATTCGTGTCGTCGGCGTCGGTGGCGCCGGCTGTAACGCGGTCAACACGATGATCCTGGCGAAGCTTGAGCGGGTCGACTTCATCGCCGCGAATACCGACGTGCAGGCGCTGGCCGCCAACAAGGCGCCCGTGCGGTTGCAGCTCGGCCAGACCCTCACCAAGGGCCTGGGCGCGGGTGCCAACCCGGAGATGGGCCGCGAGGCCGCGCTCGAGTCGCGCGATCAGATCGCCTCCATGCTCGAGGGCGCGGACATGGTCTTCGTCACCGCCGGCATGGGCGGTGGCACCGGCACGGGCGCGGCGCCCATCATCGCCGACATCGCCAAGAGCCTCGGCTGCCTCACCGTGGGCGTGGTCACCAAGCCCTTTCTCTTCGAGGGCAACAAGCGCCGCAAGCAGGCGGAGCAGGGCCTGGTGGAGCTCAAGGCCGCGGTGGACACCCTCATCACCATCCCCAACCAGCGGCTGCTCACCCTGAGCAACGAGCCCATGCCGCTGCTGGAGACCTTCAAGCGCGCCGACGAGGTGCTCCTCAACGCCGTCCAGGGCATCTCGGACCTCATCCAGTACCACGGCTACATCAACGTGGACTTCGCCGACGTGAAGACCATCATGAGCGACAAGGGTCTGGCGCTCATGGGCACCGGCCACGCCTCCGGCGACAAGCGCGCGCTCAACGCCATGCAGCAGGCCATCTCCAGCCCGCTGCTGGAGGACGTCTCCATCGACGGCGCCACCGGCCTGCTCATCAACATCACCGGCGGCCGCGACATGACCCTCCAGGAGGTCAACGAGGCCCTCACGCTGGTGCACGACGCGGCCGATGGCGAGGCGGAGATCATCTTCGGCTCGCTCATCGACGACAACATCCGCGACGAGGTGAAGATCACCATCATCGCCACGGGCTTCGTGTCGCGCGATGCGAAGGTGCGCCAGGTCCCCCAGGTGGTGCAGGTGCCGGTGGTGTCCCGCCCCACGCCCGCCTCGCTGACCGCGGCGCGCGAGGAGGTGGCCAGCCTGGTGCCCGCCAAGGCTGGTGTGCGGACGATGGCCTCGGTGGATGGGCGCTCGCTGGCCAGCCGCACCGCGGTGGTGAAGGACGCGGCGCTGCCCCTGGACGAGGACCAGTTCGACATCCCCACCTTCCTGCGCCGCCAGGGCCAGACGGAGATGCCGTGA
- a CDS encoding response regulator has product MQIRILVVDDEQDNCDYLKLVLMREGYDVVTTTDPTKTVEILRSADFHLVILDMMMPVMSGTEVLEQIRKYDTDVAVIVATAYPTVDTAVASLKNQASDYVKKPMEPDQFLGAVRNALAKKGLSQDPEADLHRAIGRTIRDARKTQDLTLKQLARRTGLSVSLLSQIERAESSASISSLYKIASALQLRMGELFGDT; this is encoded by the coding sequence GTGCAGATTCGTATCCTGGTGGTCGATGATGAGCAGGACAACTGCGACTACCTCAAGCTCGTGCTGATGCGTGAGGGCTACGACGTCGTCACCACGACGGACCCCACCAAGACGGTGGAGATCCTCCGCAGTGCGGACTTCCACCTGGTCATCCTGGACATGATGATGCCCGTCATGTCCGGCACCGAGGTGCTGGAGCAGATTCGCAAGTACGACACGGACGTGGCCGTCATCGTCGCCACCGCGTACCCCACCGTCGACACGGCCGTGGCCTCGCTGAAGAACCAGGCGAGTGACTACGTGAAGAAGCCGATGGAGCCGGACCAGTTCCTCGGCGCCGTGCGCAACGCGCTGGCCAAGAAGGGTCTGTCGCAGGACCCCGAGGCGGATCTCCACCGCGCCATCGGCCGCACCATCCGCGACGCGCGCAAGACGCAGGATCTCACCCTCAAGCAGCTGGCGCGCCGCACCGGCCTGTCCGTGTCGCTGCTGTCGCAGATCGAGCGCGCCGAGTCCTCGGCGTCCATCTCGTCGCTGTACAAGATCGCCTCCGCGCTGCAGCTGCGGATGGGCGAGCTCTTCGGCGACACCTGA